In a single window of the Methanofollis ethanolicus genome:
- the rd gene encoding rubredoxin: MDRYQCMVCGYIYDPEKGDPDSGIAPGTFFDNLPEDWVCPVCGAQKSNFVRMDE, from the coding sequence ATGGATCGGTATCAGTGCATGGTCTGCGGGTATATCTATGACCCGGAAAAGGGAGACCCCGACAGTGGGATTGCTCCCGGAACATTCTTTGACAACCTCCCCGAAGACTGGGTTTGCCCGGTCTGCGGTGCACAGAAGAGCAACTTTGTTCGGATGGACGAGTGA
- a CDS encoding SLC13 family permease gives MALVIVGAVFLLIAFRQTLGVKISIWQIMLGGAVAMLLSGSVDPVSAFLAIDPDVMIFLFCMFLVGVALEESGYLVTLSTTLLCRAKTVGGLIVLLVIFAGIGSALLMNDTLAVIGTPLVLGYAVRYGIRSQALLLALAFAVTTGSVASPIGNPQNLLVATKGGFADPLAAFLTVLAPPTVLALLLVCAVLFAVFREEWGKMLDAPAPPACIGDTALTTLARTSLIVVVALIIAKIVIFAVAPGTDIPLIAIAVAAAVPLLVLSPRRTELVKKVDWATLVFFAALFVVMAGVRESGALTDLMAGTGEAAPSIPTIMVGGIILSQFISNVPFVALALPILTNAGTGEAGVLALAAGSTIAGNLTIAGAASNVIIVQGAERRGVTLDFFGFMKIGMPLTLLQAAVYTGWLLLI, from the coding sequence ATCGCCCTCGTCATCGTCGGTGCCGTCTTCCTCCTCATCGCCTTCAGGCAGACACTCGGCGTAAAAATTTCCATCTGGCAGATCATGCTCGGCGGAGCGGTTGCCATGCTCCTTTCAGGCTCGGTCGACCCGGTGTCGGCATTCCTGGCGATCGATCCCGACGTCATGATCTTCCTCTTCTGCATGTTCCTCGTCGGCGTCGCCCTGGAAGAGAGTGGCTACCTCGTCACCCTGAGCACGACCCTCCTCTGCCGTGCAAAAACGGTAGGGGGCCTCATCGTCCTCCTCGTCATCTTTGCCGGCATCGGTTCCGCCCTCCTGATGAACGACACCCTCGCCGTCATCGGGACACCCCTCGTCCTCGGGTACGCGGTGCGCTACGGGATCAGGTCGCAGGCCCTCCTCCTTGCCCTTGCCTTCGCCGTGACCACGGGGAGCGTCGCAAGTCCGATCGGGAACCCGCAGAACCTTCTCGTCGCCACGAAGGGCGGTTTTGCCGACCCGCTTGCGGCGTTCCTCACCGTCCTTGCGCCTCCGACCGTCCTCGCCCTCCTTCTCGTCTGCGCCGTCCTCTTCGCCGTCTTCAGGGAGGAGTGGGGAAAAATGCTCGACGCCCCGGCACCGCCCGCGTGTATCGGAGACACCGCCCTCACGACCCTTGCCCGGACCTCCCTTATCGTCGTCGTCGCCCTGATCATCGCAAAAATCGTCATCTTTGCGGTCGCACCCGGGACCGACATCCCTCTCATTGCCATCGCCGTCGCCGCCGCTGTTCCCCTCCTGGTCCTCTCTCCCCGCAGGACTGAACTCGTGAAGAAAGTCGACTGGGCGACGCTCGTCTTCTTCGCCGCCCTCTTCGTCGTCATGGCCGGCGTGCGGGAAAGCGGCGCCCTCACCGACCTGATGGCAGGTACCGGCGAGGCCGCACCATCCATCCCGACGATCATGGTCGGGGGCATTATCCTCAGCCAGTTCATATCCAATGTCCCTTTCGTCGCTCTCGCCCTCCCCATCCTCACCAATGCCGGGACAGGAGAGGCCGGGGTGCTCGCCCTCGCGGCCGGGAGCACCATCGCCGGGAATCTGACCATTGCCGGGGCTGCGAGCAACGTCATCATCGTACAGGGCGCCGAAAGGCGAGGGGTCACCCTGGATTTCTTCGGTTTCATGAAGATCGGCATGCCTCTCACCCTCCTCCAGGCGGCGGTCTACACCGGGTGGCTGCTCCTGATCTGA
- a CDS encoding TspO/MBR family protein, with protein MATLSDPVRLVVSVVLTLLAGFVGSIFTAPQIPGWYSGLAKSPLNPPAWVFGPVWTVLFILMGISLFLIWREGTGRPEVRVALLAFGVQLALNILWSVLFFGLQSPLLGFCEILLLWGAILATIVLAARVSKPAAWLLLPYLLWVSFATYLTWAVWTLNP; from the coding sequence ATGGCCACTCTCTCCGATCCTGTCCGCCTCGTCGTTTCTGTCGTCCTGACCCTCCTTGCCGGTTTCGTCGGTTCGATCTTTACGGCGCCACAGATCCCCGGATGGTATTCCGGGCTTGCAAAGTCCCCGTTGAACCCGCCTGCATGGGTCTTCGGCCCCGTCTGGACTGTCCTTTTCATCCTGATGGGTATCTCACTCTTTCTGATCTGGCGTGAGGGGACAGGACGACCTGAGGTGCGGGTTGCCCTCCTCGCCTTCGGCGTGCAACTTGCGCTCAACATTCTCTGGTCCGTCCTCTTCTTCGGCCTGCAGTCGCCTCTTCTCGGGTTTTGTGAGATCCTCCTCCTCTGGGGTGCGATCCTCGCCACCATCGTCCTCGCCGCCCGCGTCTCGAAACCGGCCGCATGGCTCCTCCTGCCGTACCTCCTCTGGGTGAGTTTTGCCACCTACCTCACGTGGGCGGTCTGGACCCTCAACCCGTGA
- a CDS encoding sulfite exporter TauE/SafE family protein: MIDLLSLLVLVLIGICAGLLSGMLGVGGGFIMVPVQFWLYSTSGYSDEVALRLAFATSLAVILPTALSSAVGHQRKGAVVWRAGTLLGVAAVPAAVFGAWLATLLPAAPLETFFGLVVLAAGARTFLAPAESNGVPEVPATRYLLWGVPVGLVSGLAGIGGGVILVPILTVALRFPMHRAVATSTVVMLAAASGGLATYMVLGQGVVGLPPLAVGYVDFFQAAVLAAASIPAAQAGALISHRMPARLLKGIFVVLTTYIGLRMIGVFSILGLPL, translated from the coding sequence ATGATCGACCTCCTATCCCTTCTTGTGCTTGTGCTGATCGGCATCTGTGCCGGCCTTCTCTCCGGCATGCTCGGCGTGGGCGGCGGCTTCATTATGGTCCCGGTGCAGTTCTGGCTCTATTCCACATCCGGCTATTCGGACGAGGTCGCTCTCAGGCTCGCCTTTGCAACAAGCCTCGCCGTCATCCTCCCCACCGCCCTGAGCAGCGCCGTCGGCCACCAGAGGAAAGGCGCCGTCGTCTGGCGGGCCGGGACGCTCCTCGGTGTTGCGGCCGTGCCGGCAGCAGTCTTCGGCGCATGGCTTGCCACACTCCTCCCTGCCGCGCCCCTCGAAACTTTTTTCGGCCTTGTCGTTCTCGCCGCAGGAGCACGCACCTTCCTCGCCCCCGCAGAGAGTAATGGGGTGCCAGAGGTCCCGGCAACGCGGTACCTCCTCTGGGGCGTCCCGGTCGGCCTGGTCTCCGGCCTTGCAGGCATCGGCGGCGGCGTCATCCTGGTACCTATCCTGACCGTGGCCCTCCGCTTCCCGATGCACCGCGCCGTCGCCACCTCAACGGTCGTGATGCTCGCCGCCGCCAGCGGCGGTCTTGCCACGTACATGGTCCTCGGGCAGGGAGTTGTTGGCCTCCCGCCCCTTGCTGTCGGCTACGTGGACTTCTTCCAGGCCGCTGTGCTGGCCGCTGCGAGCATCCCGGCGGCGCAGGCGGGTGCCCTCATCTCTCACCGCATGCCGGCGCGGCTCCTGAAGGGAATTTTTGTCGTGCTCACCACCTATATCGGTCTGCGGATGATCGGGGTCTTCTCCATCCTCGGTCTCCCCCTCTGA
- a CDS encoding ubiquitin-like small modifier protein 1 codes for MKVIVRSFATFRKILENEREVECPEGATVGDIVEMLIAERPALRDEIFAAPGVLQDHVNILRNGRNIHFEEGLQTVVADRNVISLFPPVGGG; via the coding sequence ATGAAAGTCATTGTGAGATCGTTTGCGACATTTAGAAAGATCCTGGAGAACGAGAGGGAGGTCGAGTGTCCGGAGGGTGCGACGGTCGGGGATATCGTCGAGATGCTCATTGCAGAGAGGCCGGCCCTCAGGGACGAGATCTTCGCCGCACCCGGCGTCCTCCAGGACCATGTCAACATTCTGAGGAACGGGAGGAACATCCACTTCGAAGAGGGCCTGCAGACAGTCGTCGCGGACCGCAACGTGATCTCGCTCTTCCCGCCTGTCGGCGGCGGATAA
- a CDS encoding DUF1894 domain-containing protein codes for MGCVEALNYEILLRNCSFKEYREFIKKNYREYHEVMPGYRIFDLALIGVPPIPIGVDGDYVIFPYTKPCHGTFVLRVEGKEEIQKLRAKK; via the coding sequence ATGGGATGCGTAGAGGCGCTTAACTATGAAATTCTCCTCAGGAACTGTTCCTTCAAGGAGTACAGGGAATTTATCAAGAAGAACTACCGGGAGTACCATGAGGTGATGCCCGGGTACCGCATCTTTGACCTCGCTCTTATCGGCGTCCCCCCGATCCCGATCGGTGTGGACGGCGATTATGTGATCTTCCCGTATACGAAACCGTGCCACGGCACCTTCGTGCTGAGGGTCGAAGGGAAAGAGGAGATACAGAAACTGAGGGCGAAAAAATGA
- a CDS encoding DUF1890 domain-containing protein, whose translation MTGIDRGSEGQKEGLIMLGCPEAAAQVSVALHIAHGLRKMGLVPVVAGNPSARSLVAMADPDRHYVGEMVDLDACIEALVAHEKDYAVSFVLIHRESGVSYAGTVGSVSAGRLVAVVFGKEAGELAGLIDFPCERVVAKAVHNVLPLSKDIDRVMGWDA comes from the coding sequence ATGACAGGGATAGACAGGGGATCTGAAGGACAGAAAGAGGGACTGATCATGCTCGGGTGCCCGGAAGCCGCGGCACAGGTGAGCGTGGCCCTCCACATTGCACACGGCCTCCGAAAGATGGGCCTTGTACCGGTCGTCGCCGGCAACCCTTCGGCGCGGTCGCTCGTGGCGATGGCCGATCCCGACCGGCATTATGTCGGAGAGATGGTTGACCTCGACGCCTGCATTGAAGCGCTTGTGGCACATGAAAAGGACTATGCCGTCTCTTTCGTGCTCATACACAGGGAGAGCGGCGTTAGTTATGCGGGGACGGTCGGCAGCGTCTCTGCCGGGCGCCTTGTGGCGGTCGTCTTCGGGAAGGAGGCAGGGGAACTTGCCGGACTCATCGACTTCCCGTGCGAGCGGGTGGTGGCGAAGGCCGTCCATAATGTTCTGCCACTCTCAAAGGACATTGACAGGGTGATGGGATGGGATGCGTAG
- the fdhD gene encoding formate dehydrogenase accessory sulfurtransferase FdhD → MDLQTYTGIQVRRGEPREIDDEVCVEHRYLLVMNGAPVTRIVASDDALREYGAGFAITEGLATEVVSVEVTGDEIRIEAVPAPSCEQVVESSGGTAYLREIPRVVSDLRIGIDDVYRMTAAIESDEWQRTGGLHCSVLFCDGELCAKACDVGRHNTVDKVIGHAVLAGLDRSRCVLGCTGRQPAGMVAKAARAGIPIVISRAASTSEGIATAREAGLTLVCFSRGERFTVYTHPERIEGVGRMDRDE, encoded by the coding sequence ATGGATCTGCAAACCTATACAGGAATTCAGGTACGAAGAGGGGAACCGAGGGAGATCGACGACGAGGTCTGCGTCGAGCATCGCTACCTCCTCGTGATGAACGGCGCCCCGGTCACCAGAATAGTGGCGTCCGACGATGCCCTCAGGGAGTACGGGGCGGGTTTTGCGATCACCGAGGGTCTTGCCACCGAGGTCGTCTCTGTCGAGGTTACCGGGGACGAGATCAGGATCGAAGCGGTCCCTGCCCCGTCCTGTGAGCAGGTGGTCGAGTCGTCGGGCGGGACGGCGTATCTCCGTGAGATCCCGCGGGTCGTATCGGACCTGCGGATCGGCATCGACGATGTCTACCGGATGACCGCCGCCATCGAGTCGGACGAATGGCAGAGGACGGGGGGTCTCCACTGCTCCGTCCTCTTCTGCGATGGGGAACTCTGCGCGAAGGCCTGCGATGTCGGCCGTCACAACACGGTGGACAAGGTGATCGGGCACGCCGTTCTCGCGGGTCTCGACCGGTCGCGCTGCGTCCTTGGCTGCACCGGCCGTCAGCCTGCCGGGATGGTGGCAAAGGCGGCCCGTGCCGGGATACCGATCGTCATCTCGCGTGCCGCGTCCACCTCCGAGGGGATTGCGACCGCACGAGAGGCCGGGCTCACCCTTGTCTGCTTCTCGCGGGGGGAACGTTTCACCGTCTACACCCACCCGGAGCGTATCGAGGGTGTCGGCCGGATGGACCGGGACGAATGA
- a CDS encoding transcriptional regulator yields the protein MKLPCETGVWLILPCIRACLVQELMEKGLSQRKVSTMLDITPASVSQYASKKRGCSIELGDNAVSSIRQLAEDLVCENVGHMSLRMCDICMQVRAQGNIADDDGAPCPRDLVCNISSSRDPTHAP from the coding sequence ATGAAACTCCCCTGCGAGACTGGCGTCTGGCTTATCCTCCCATGCATCCGTGCATGCCTCGTGCAGGAACTGATGGAAAAAGGGCTGTCGCAGAGGAAGGTCTCGACCATGCTCGACATTACCCCGGCTTCCGTCTCCCAGTACGCCTCCAAAAAACGCGGCTGCTCGATAGAACTGGGCGACAATGCGGTATCGTCCATAAGGCAACTTGCCGAGGACCTCGTCTGCGAAAATGTCGGGCATATGAGCCTGCGGATGTGCGACATCTGCATGCAGGTCCGCGCCCAGGGAAATATTGCTGATGACGACGGCGCCCCCTGCCCTCGCGACCTCGTCTGCAATATCTCCTCCTCCCGGGACCCGACACACGCGCCCTGA